The Nostoc cf. commune SO-36 genomic sequence AAACTTTAATTACAGCAAATGACCAGCGCCTACCAATTCTGTTTCTCAACAGTGGTTACGTCCAGAGTGGCATTGCTCGTTATACCTCAGCTTGGGGATCAACTTATACACCCCTGACAGATAACGAAATTATCTTAGTGGTAGAAAAAGACCAAATTATTAATCAGTTACCAGGTGGCAAAGTTGGTGAGACACCGATTCCAATTCCCCAGGATGGCTACCTATTAACTTTACGCGCTAACGCTACTACTGCTGCTTCCCAGCTACCTATTGGAAGCGCAGTAAGTATTTCCAGTACCACTACTCCAGCTGATTTTAGTCGTTATCCCCACATTATCGGTGCTGGGCCGCTATTAGTCCAAAATCGTCAAATTGTCCTTGATGCCAAAGGCGAAAAATTCAGCAATGCCTTTATTGCCGAAAAGGCCATTCGTAGCGGTATTTGCACAACAGCAACAGGCACACTGATGATTACTGCCACACATAATCGTGTTGGCGGTTATGGGCCTAATTTGGCAGAACATGCCCAATTGATGCAACAAATGGGCTGTGTGGATGCCCTAAATTTGGATGGTGGTAGTTCTACTAGCCTTTACTTAGGAGGACAACTACTTGATCGATCCCCTAGTACCGCTGCTCGTGTTCATAATGGAATTGGTATTTTCCTGAAACCACGATAATAAGTGAGTAGGGATTAGAGAATGGGGAATGAAAAAGTTTCTTAATCACCAATGCCCCATGCCCAATCCTCAATCACTTTTTAAAGTTTAGAACAAGCTGTCATTTTGCTTGATGAAGACTTCGTGTAGACATCATAGTTTTAGTAGTGATGATTTACACCATAAGGTTTGATTTTGCTATCTTTATCAAGGTGCGACAAAATTGCTGATTTCCAACGTTGCAATATAGCGCCAGATTTTTTATCAATAGTAAGAGTATCAACGGTTTGTTATGTCTCCAAATGAGGTAACTATGGCTCGGTATCAAGAAACTACACAGACTGAAACTCTACACCTACCTTCAAATATCACTTCCAAAGGCGTTGCTGCAACTGAATTACGTCCTTGGGGTGCTTTTACAGTTTTGGAAGAAGGGCGCGGATACAAAATTAAGCGCATCGAAGTTAAGCCCGGACATCGCCTCAGTCTACAAATGCACCATCACCGCAGTGAACATTGGATTGTCGTCTCTGGTACAGCTAGGGTAACTTGCGGCGAGAAAGAAGTACTACTGAGCAATAATGAGTCAACTTATGTACCCCAATGTACATCTCATCGCTTAGAAAATCCTGGCGTGATCCCCTTGGTATTGATCGAAGTGCAAAATGGGGAATATTTGGGAGAAGATGATATCATTCGCTACCAAGATGACTATGCTCGTACCAAGGATTAAAACCAAAAGAACGCTATTAAAGCTCTAATCCCAAAACTCAATACATTTGTGTGCATATCTTTGGGAACCACAACACACTTTAGTCCGTACCTATTTAAGGTGGGGACTAAAGTATGTTGTGCTATAAATGTAGTAATAGCGATCGCCCTCATCGGTTCGATGATTTGGAATTTTCAAGAAGCTAGGATTAACCCATCTGTCTGTAAAATGAAGATGGGGTATTCAATTGCAAAAAACGAGTTCCATGATTCATCTGAGTCAAGCAGCCGCAAGTGAGATTGGGCGAATAAAGTCCAAGCAGCAGCCAAATGTTTTGTTTCGGTTGGCAGTAAAACCAGGTGGTTGTTCTGGATTCTTTTATGAGATGTCCTTCGATGAAGCAATAAAAGTTGGCGACCAGGTTTTAAACTTGGATGAGCTTCAAGTAGTCATAGATGCCGCAAGCTTAAATTACCTCAACGGTTTGAGGGTGGATTATTCAGAAGACTTAATGGGTGGTGGTTTTCGCTTCCACAACCCCCAGGCGATCGCAACCTGTAGCTGTGGTAATTCATTCTCCACAACTAGTTAATAGTCCAAAATTTAGCGATCGTTTGCCAA encodes the following:
- a CDS encoding cupin domain-containing protein: MARYQETTQTETLHLPSNITSKGVAATELRPWGAFTVLEEGRGYKIKRIEVKPGHRLSLQMHHHRSEHWIVVSGTARVTCGEKEVLLSNNESTYVPQCTSHRLENPGVIPLVLIEVQNGEYLGEDDIIRYQDDYARTKD
- a CDS encoding HesB/IscA family protein, giving the protein MIHLSQAAASEIGRIKSKQQPNVLFRLAVKPGGCSGFFYEMSFDEAIKVGDQVLNLDELQVVIDAASLNYLNGLRVDYSEDLMGGGFRFHNPQAIATCSCGNSFSTTS